The sequence TTCTTCCAGGTCTACAACCTGCTCAACGTCCGGCACGACACACACAGCGTGTTCAGCAGGAGGACGCTGGAGAACCCCTCCATGTTCGTCGCCGGTGCCGCCGTGATCGTGCTGCTCGTCCTCATCGTCGAGATGGACGCCCTGCACGGCTTCTTCACCACGACCAACCTGACCTCCAGCCAGTGGCTCGTCTGCGCAGCCGTCGGCTCGACCATTCTGTGGGCCGGCGAGCTGGTCAAGACTGTGCTCCGGTCCCGTACCCGCCGCCGCACGCGCTCACGGACCATGCAGACGCCGCCCGCCGGAACCCAGTGATCTTTCGGTTGCCTGCACTGCTCAGCCATCGGCCGCTCGTGGGCGCGCGGGCGTCTCGATGCGATCACCGGGTTCGTGGTGTAGCGGCCTGCTCAGTGCTGGTCGTACACCAGGAGGCCGTCGTCACGCAGCCGGGCACCAACCGTCGGCCGGTGTTCGGTGAGCCGCCCGTCATGGGACAGGTGCAGCACCGGGGTACCGCGGGCGAGTACCGCGAAATCGGCGATGATCCGCCGGTGACAGCGCCACCACACCGCCTCTGCGCACATGACCGTGGTGCGTACAGCCGCGGCCTGCATGAGCAGTTCGTCCATTGCTGCCACGAAATGCGGGTCCCGCGTGTATCCGGCGTATCCGCGGAAGGAGGCGTTCTGCCAGAACGTGTCGGGTGAGTCCGGCGCGGTCCTGCGGAAGCCACCGAGCCGGGGTTCCCACCGGTAGGCGATCCCCTGACGCGGCATCCACTGCTCCAGTACGCCTCGGTTCGCGTCCGGATTGTGGCGGCTTCCCGGAGCGGTGCGGACGTCGACCACGGCCAACACCTCTGCGCCGTTGAGGAGGCCGGCCATCTCTTCTCTGGTGGCGGTGCTGTGCCCGAAGGTGAGTAACCGTCTGCGGCTCTGACCTATGCGGTTCACCGGTCAGCCGTGTTTGACGATGGTGAGGAGCACCGCCGCGTCCTCGATCGCCTGGAGGCTGTGGCGGGCCGAGGGGATGACGATCAAGTCGCCGCTGCCTCCCTCCGACGTGGTGTCGCCGCTGGTGAGCCGCACGCGTCCGCGCAGCACCACCAGGGTTGCCTCTCCGGGATTCTCGTGCTCGGCCAGCGACGTGCCGGCGGTCAGGGCGAGGACGCTCTGGCGCAATGTGTGCTCGTGGCCCCCGTAGACGGTGGTGGCGCTGCGCCCGCTGGAGGTAGCGGCGGCCCGTTCCAGTTGCTCACGAGCCTGTGCCTCTAGGGAGATCTTCTGCATATGTGCGGTCTCCAGGTATGTGTGACGGCATCCATCCGCTGGGGCGCCGTTTCGAACAGTGGCAGTAGCGGGGGCGCGGATGCGGTGCGGCGTCATCCGCAATCGCCACCGGCGAAAACCGCCTCATCGACGGTAGCGTCACGTACGTCCACGAGTGCCGCAAGTTTGTCTCCACGCCCCCGCATGGCTGTTGCGTGCGACCGGTGGGACGCGCCGACCGGTACCGACTCCCAACCGCTCGCCGGATCGGCGGGGTGTACCTGTCGGCTGCGGTTGTATGGCGGATCACCCCTGTGTCACCCACTGTGGACGCATATGAGAGCAGAAGGGGCAAATTTCATGGTGAAACGAGACTCGGCCTCGAACGTCGTGGTGGGTGTCGACGGCTCGCCTTCGTCGCATGCCGCGCTGCGGTGGGCGGTCCAATATGCCGAGCTGATCGGCGGTGATGTGGTAGCGGTGGCTGCCTGGGCGTTTCCCTGGACGTACGGGTTGGCCGCACCCGCGGTGGACCCCACTTTTGACAGAACCATCGCCGAGCGGGACCTCGTCAACCGGGTGCACCAGGTTCTTGGCGAGTCCCGCGCTGCCCAGGTGCAAAAGCGTCTGGTGAAGGGCCATCCCGTCGAGGTGCTGCTCAGTGAGGCGGAGGGCGCCGAGGCCCTCGTGGTGGGCAGCCGGGGGCTGGGCGGATTCCGTCGAGCGCTGCTGGGTTCCGTGAGTCAGCAGTGTGCGCTGCACGCCACCTGTCCGGTCGTCATCGTCCGTCCGACCATCGAGGTGACGGACTCCGGTACACAGGCCGAGTGAGGCGGGGCCCGTCGGCGGCACCAGGCCCCTGGCGGCCCAGTCCCGCGGCTCACAGTCCCTGCTTCTTTGGCGTACGCCTCCACCAGCGCTACCTGGCCGGGTCACGGCTGGTGAGCCGTAGGTGTGCCGTACTCCGAGCTCATGATGCGGAGAACTCGACGAGCTGCACGACGAGTACATGGTGACTTCCTTCCGGTTCGTCGACGACCTCTTTCTCGGAGCCTCCCGCGTCCTCAGGGAGCAGATGGAGGCTCTCCGGCACCGCATCGGCGAGCGCTACCTGTGGGACGCCACCCGACGCACAACGCACCGTCCTCTTATTCGCGAGGCGCGACGGGCATGGCTTCGCTTCGCTGCATCGCCACCACCGCCTGCACCGGCAGCGGAGGCGGGCGACGACATCGCTGCCGGCCCGCCAGGAGTCGGCTTAAGGGTCGGAAAGATCGCGGTGCGGCTCTCGGCGCGGTGTCATGTGGGGAGCAGGGCGCGCAGGGCGTAGGGCAGGATGCCGCCGTGCCGGTAGTAGTCGGCTTCCGTGGGGGTGTCCAGGCGCACGCGTGCGGTGAAGCGCGTGGTGCCGCCGGGCCCTTCCGTCTCGACGGTGACCTCGTGGGGCAGCTTGGCCAGGCCGTGGACGGTGTAGGTCTCCTCACCGGTCAGGCCCAGAGAGCGGGCGCTGTCGCCGGGGGCGAATTGCAGCGGCAGGACGCCCATCCCGATCAGGTTGGAGCGGTGGATGCGCTCAAAGGATTCGGCCAGAACGGCTCTGACGCCGAGCAGCGCGGTCCCTTTGGCGGCCCAGTCGCGCGACGATCCGGAGCCGTATTCCTTGCCGGCGATGACGAGGAGGGGGACGCCCTCGGCGGCGTACCGCATCGCCGCCTGATAGATGGTGGTCTGCTCGCCGTCGGGCAGGTGCCGGGTGTAGCCGCCCTCGGTTTCGGGGGCCAGCAGGTTGCGCAGTCGGATGTTGGCGAAGGTGCCGCGGATCATCACCTCGTGGTTGCCGCGCCGGGAGCCGTAGGAGTTGAAGTTCTCGGGTGCGACGCCGTGGGCTTGCAGGTACTCGCCCGCCGGTGAGTACCGTTCAATCGTGCCGGCCGGGGAGATGTGGTCGGTGGTGACCGAGTCGCCGAGCAGGGCCAGTACCCGGGCGCGGGTGATGTCGTCGGGTGGCTGCGGTCGGCGGGGCATGTTCTCGAAGTAGGGCGGCTTGCGCACGTATGTCGAGGCGGGATCCCAGGCGAACAGGTCGCCCTCGGGGGTGGGCAGGGCCTGCCACTGCTCGTCGCCGGTGAACAGGTCAGCGTAGCCGTCGCTGAACATGCTCGGCCGCAGGCTGGCGGAGATCACCTGCTGGATTTCGTCCTGGGTGGGCCAGATGTCGCGCAGGTGGACGGGCCGGCCGTCGTTGCCGGTGCCCAACGGGGCGCGGGTGAGGTCGACGACCATGGATCCGGCCAGCGCGTAGGCGACCACCAGCGGCGGTGAGGCCAGATAGTTCAGTTTCGTCTCGGGGTGGATGCGGCCTTCGAAGTTGCGGTTGCCGGAGAGCACGGACGCGATCACGAGGTCGGCGTCAGCGGCCGCCCGGGAGACTTCACTGATCAGGGAGCCGGAGTTGCCGATGCAGGTGGTGCAGCCGTAGCCGACCAGGTCGAAGCCGAGCGCGTCCAAGTACGGAACCAGTCCTGCGCGTTCGAAGTAGTCCATCACGATCCTCGACCCCGGCGCGAGGCTGGTCTTCACCCAGGGCTTGGACCGCAGGCCGCGCTCGACGGCCTTCTTGGCCAGCAGCGCTGCGGCGACCATCACCTGTGGGTTGGAGGTGTTGGTGCACGAGGTGATCGCGGCGATCACGACAGCGCCGTGCCCGATCTCGAAGCTGCTGCCATCCTCGAGCGTCACCGGGACGCGCTCAGGCGGCCGTGCCTTGCCCGGTCCGGTCGCATCGAGGCACCCCGGCTGGTCGCCGGGGTGGTTGCCGGTGACGGCTACCGGGTCGGAGGCCGGGAAGGACTCCACGCCGCTCTGGTCCAGCCCGACCGGGGCCGCGCCGTAGGTCGCGTCGCCGTCCAGGACAGCGCGCAGGACCCGCGACGCGTCCGCCAGGGCGATGCGGTCCTGCGGCCGTTTGGGCCCGGCGATCGACGGGACGATGGCCGACAGGTCCACTTCGAGGGTCTGCGAGTAGTCAGGCGTGTGGCCGGGGTCGTGCCACAGCCCCTGCTCTTTGGCGTATGCCTCCGCCAGCGCTACCTGGCCGGGTTCCCGGCCGGTGAGCCGCAGGTAGGAAAGAGTCTCAGCGTCGATCGGGAAGATCGCGCAGGTGGCGCCGTACTCCGGGCTCATGTTGCCGATGGTGGCCCGATTGGCCAGTGGCACCTCGGCCACGCCAGGTCCGTAGAACTCGACGAAGGCGCCCACCACGCCGTGATGGCGCAGCCGCTCTGCGATGGTCAGCACCAGATCGGTGGCGGTGCTCCCTTCAGGCAGCGCGCCGGTGAGCCGCACACCGACGACCCTGGGGATGAGCATGCTCACCGGCCGGCCGAGCATCGCGGCTTCCGCCTCAATGCCTCCCACCCCCCAGCCGAGCACGCCAAGCCCGTTGACCATGGGGGTGTGTGAATCGGTCCCGACCAGAGTGTCGGGGAAGGCCGTACCGTCCTCGGCGAACACCACCCGGGCCAGGTGCTCCAGGTTGACTTGGTGGCAGATTCCGGTTCCAGGAGGCACGACGTGCAGATTCCGTAGGGCGCTCTGCCCCCAGCGCAGGAACTGGTAGCGCTCCCGGTTGCGCTGGTACTCGAGCTCCACGTTGCGGCTGAACGCCGCTGGGGAACCGAAGTGCTCGGCGATCACCGAGTGGTCGATCACCAGCTCGATGGGCCGCCGCGCGTCGATCAGAGCCGGATCGCCGCCGAGCGTAGCCATCGCTTCGCGCATCGCCACCAGGTCGACGATGCACGGCACCCCTGTGAAGTCCTGCATCAGCACCCGCGCGGGGGTGAACTGCACCTCGGTCGCCGGTTCCGCCGCCGGGTCCCACCCGGCCAGCGCCGCGATCTGGTCGGCGGTGACGGTGCGGCCATTCTCATTGCGCAGCAGGTTCTCCAGCAGCACCTTCAGGCTGTACGGCAGCCGTTGTGCGGCGGGCAGGGCGTCGAGCCGGTGGATGGAGTAGGAGGTCCCGTCGGCGTCGAGCGTGCCGCGGGCGGCGAAGCTGTCCAGGGACATGGGCGTGCCTCCTCAGCATGGATCGGCGAGGCTCGACGCGGGCCGGCGCCCACCACGCATCCCGGCGCAGGGCCCGCTCCCTGATCGGCCGTCCGCCGCGGGACTCGCACACCGGTCGGCTCGCCGACCGCTCCCGCCGTCACCTCAGGTCACCACCCTGCGCCCGAGCCCCCGGTCCGCCGTGTCGACAGGGCCGGCGCAGCCCTGCAAGTGCAGCACCCGCCCAGACGGGCGGAACCAACCACGGTCAGTCTCGACCACGCATACCCGGCCCGCAAATGGGGCGAGACGGCAGCACAGGGCAAGGGGGGCGGGGATTCTCGGCTTGAGGCATCCCGCCTGCGCGCGGAGCGGAGGGGTGATAGGACGGGTCAAGGGTCTCGTCCGCATTTGCCCGGAAATGATGGGAAGGGAACTCCGGATGGCGAAGATCGCGATCAACGGTCTCGGACGTATCGGGCGGGCCGCGTTCAAGATTCTTCACGACGTCGACGGGGTTGAGGTGGCCGCGGTCAACGACCTGGTCCCCGCCGAGAACCTGGCCTACCTTCTCACCCACGACACCGTCTACGGACGCTATGGAAAGTCCGTCACCGCTGCCGGTGACGCGCTGGTCGTCGACGGACACACCGTCCCGCTGTACAGCCGACGCGACCCGGCCGAGCTGCCGTGGCACGAACTGGGCATCGACCTCGTCCTGGAGTGCACGGGTGCCTTTCGGCGCGAGGAGGAACTGGCCCGGCACCTGTCCGCGGGCGCACGATTCGTGATCCTCTCAGCGCCCGCCCGTACCGAGACGATGGCCACCGTGGTCCACGGCGTGAACACTGCCCCGGCCGGGCGGCAGGTCATCTCCTGCGCGAGTTGCACGACCAACTGCATCACCCCCGTGGTGGAAGTGATGGACCGCAGAATCGGCGTGGAGCGGGCCGTGATGACCACCATCCACGCCTACACCTCCACCCAGCAGCTCATCGACGGACCCAGCAAGGACTTCCGGCGCGGCCGGGCCGGAGCCGCCAACATGCTTCCCGCCTCCACCGGCGCCGCGCTCGCGACCACCAAGGCACTCCCGGAGCTGACCGGCCGCTTCGACGGCGTGGCCCTCCGGATCCCGATCCCGGTCGGGTCGATCGCCGACATCGTGTTGGTCACCGCCCGCCCGACATCGCCCGAGGAAGTGAACGACCACTTCCGTGCGGAGGCCACCACCGACCGCTACCGCGGCATCCTCGGCGTCTGTGACGAGCCGATTGTCTCCAGCGACATCATCGGCGACCCCCGGGCCTCGATCATCGACGCGGCGATGACCCGGGTCGTGGACGGCACCCTGGTCAAGATCATGGCCTGGTACGACAACGAGTGGGGCTTTATGCACCAGATGGTCCGTGAGGCGCTCTCCGCGCTCGGCATCTCTCGACCGCGGGGAAACGCCCCGGCGCGGTCGAGCGGACCGGCCGCACCTACCCGGAAGGGAACGCGGTGAAGGTCAGAGAGATCATGACCACCCGGGTGGTCACCGTAGCCGAGGACAGCCTGGTGGCCGACATCGCCGCAGTGCTGCGCGGACACCGGATCAGTGCCGTGCCGGTCTTGGACATCGCCGGCGCGGTGGTCGGCCTGGTCAGCGAATACGACCTGCTCGCCGGCGAGGGAGCCACCGCCCGCGAGGTGATGACCCGCGAGGTCATCACCGCTACCGAGGACACCGACGTCGAGCAGGTACACCACCTGCTGGTCGAGCGCCGTATCCGACGCGTCCCGGTACTGGCCGGACAGCGCCTCGTCGGCATCGTCAGCCGGTCCGACGTGATCGCGCTGCTCACCACCGAATGGGCCTGCCAAGTCTGCGGGCAGACCGAGCGCGGCCCGCACCCGCCGCCGCGCTGTCCCACCTGCGACGCCGGCCAACACCGGTTCCTGCCGCAGGTACCGCCCCCCGGCAGCTGACGCACCGCGGCAACAGGCCCAGACAGCAGGAGACACCGCCATGGACCCGACGCAGGACCCTACCCAGCCACACACCTTGACATCCCCGGCGAGTGAGGACCCGGCGGCGCTGCGGGGCTACTACCAGCAGATGGCCCTGATCCGGCAGTTCGAACTGCGGGCCGCGGAGATGTACACCCGGGCGAAGATCGGCGGCTACTGCCACCTCAACCTGGGCGAGGAGGCCACCGTCGTCGGCCTGATGACCGCACTGCGGCCGACCGACTACCTGTTCACCACCTACCGCGACCACGGCTATGCGCTCGCTCGCGGAGCCGACCCCGGCAAGGTGATGGCCGAACTGTTCGGCCGCGCCACGGGCCTGTCCGGCGGGCGCGGCGGCTCTATGCACCTATTCGACGGCGGGCTGCGGATGCTCGGCGGCTACGGGATCGTCGGCGGCCAGATGCCCCCGGCGACCGGAGCCGCGCTTGCGATCGCCCACCGTGGCGCGCCCGGCCCCGGCAGCGAGGCCGTGATGTGCCTGCTGGGCGACGGCACCACCAACATCGGCGCCTTCCACGAGTCACTCAACCTCGCGGCCGTATGGCGCCTGCCCATCGTCTACGTCATCGTCAACAATCACCTCGGCATGGGCACCCCGGTCGAGGCCGCCTCCGGGGAGCCCGCGCTCTACCGGCGCGGCTGCGCCTACCGGATCCCCGGCGCGCGGGTCGACGGAAACGACGTGATCGCGGTCCGCGACGCCGCGCAGACTGCTCTGGAGCAGGCACGCACCGAGCACCGGCCCCGGCTGCTGGAGGCCGTCAGTCACCGGCTGCGCGGCCACTCCGTGGTCGACCCGGCCCGCTACCGCTCGGCGCAGGAGACCGAGCGGCTGCGTGAGCAGGACCCGCTGCCCGCCTTCCGGGCCCGCCTGATCGAGGACCACATCCTCGATCAGGCGGCGGTGGACCGCATCGACGAGGAATGTGGCCAGGCGGTCACCGCCGCCGTCGACTTCGCCGATGCCAGCCCGCCCCCGGACGTCGCCACCCTGTTCGACCACGTGTACGCCACCGAGGTCGCCAACACCCACTTCGGCCTGCCGGGAGACAGCCCGGCCGGCGCCGGGCTCTTCGCCGACCACCCAGGGAAGGAGTAGCCGTGGCCGCCGTCACCTACCGCCAGGC is a genomic window of Streptomyces sp. Edi2 containing:
- a CDS encoding DUF488 domain-containing protein; amino-acid sequence: MAGLLNGAEVLAVVDVRTAPGSRHNPDANRGVLEQWMPRQGIAYRWEPRLGGFRRTAPDSPDTFWQNASFRGYAGYTRDPHFVAAMDELLMQAAAVRTTVMCAEAVWWRCHRRIIADFAVLARGTPVLHLSHDGRLTEHRPTVGARLRDDGLLVYDQH
- the gap gene encoding type I glyceraldehyde-3-phosphate dehydrogenase, with protein sequence MAKIAINGLGRIGRAAFKILHDVDGVEVAAVNDLVPAENLAYLLTHDTVYGRYGKSVTAAGDALVVDGHTVPLYSRRDPAELPWHELGIDLVLECTGAFRREEELARHLSAGARFVILSAPARTETMATVVHGVNTAPAGRQVISCASCTTNCITPVVEVMDRRIGVERAVMTTIHAYTSTQQLIDGPSKDFRRGRAGAANMLPASTGAALATTKALPELTGRFDGVALRIPIPVGSIADIVLVTARPTSPEEVNDHFRAEATTDRYRGILGVCDEPIVSSDIIGDPRASIIDAAMTRVVDGTLVKIMAWYDNEWGFMHQMVREALSALGISRPRGNAPARSSGPAAPTRKGTR
- the pdhA gene encoding pyruvate dehydrogenase (acetyl-transferring) E1 component subunit alpha, translating into MDPTQDPTQPHTLTSPASEDPAALRGYYQQMALIRQFELRAAEMYTRAKIGGYCHLNLGEEATVVGLMTALRPTDYLFTTYRDHGYALARGADPGKVMAELFGRATGLSGGRGGSMHLFDGGLRMLGGYGIVGGQMPPATGAALAIAHRGAPGPGSEAVMCLLGDGTTNIGAFHESLNLAAVWRLPIVYVIVNNHLGMGTPVEAASGEPALYRRGCAYRIPGARVDGNDVIAVRDAAQTALEQARTEHRPRLLEAVSHRLRGHSVVDPARYRSAQETERLREQDPLPAFRARLIEDHILDQAAVDRIDEECGQAVTAAVDFADASPPPDVATLFDHVYATEVANTHFGLPGDSPAGAGLFADHPGKE
- a CDS encoding aconitate hydratase, encoding MSLDSFAARGTLDADGTSYSIHRLDALPAAQRLPYSLKVLLENLLRNENGRTVTADQIAALAGWDPAAEPATEVQFTPARVLMQDFTGVPCIVDLVAMREAMATLGGDPALIDARRPIELVIDHSVIAEHFGSPAAFSRNVELEYQRNRERYQFLRWGQSALRNLHVVPPGTGICHQVNLEHLARVVFAEDGTAFPDTLVGTDSHTPMVNGLGVLGWGVGGIEAEAAMLGRPVSMLIPRVVGVRLTGALPEGSTATDLVLTIAERLRHHGVVGAFVEFYGPGVAEVPLANRATIGNMSPEYGATCAIFPIDAETLSYLRLTGREPGQVALAEAYAKEQGLWHDPGHTPDYSQTLEVDLSAIVPSIAGPKRPQDRIALADASRVLRAVLDGDATYGAAPVGLDQSGVESFPASDPVAVTGNHPGDQPGCLDATGPGKARPPERVPVTLEDGSSFEIGHGAVVIAAITSCTNTSNPQVMVAAALLAKKAVERGLRSKPWVKTSLAPGSRIVMDYFERAGLVPYLDALGFDLVGYGCTTCIGNSGSLISEVSRAAADADLVIASVLSGNRNFEGRIHPETKLNYLASPPLVVAYALAGSMVVDLTRAPLGTGNDGRPVHLRDIWPTQDEIQQVISASLRPSMFSDGYADLFTGDEQWQALPTPEGDLFAWDPASTYVRKPPYFENMPRRPQPPDDITRARVLALLGDSVTTDHISPAGTIERYSPAGEYLQAHGVAPENFNSYGSRRGNHEVMIRGTFANIRLRNLLAPETEGGYTRHLPDGEQTTIYQAAMRYAAEGVPLLVIAGKEYGSGSSRDWAAKGTALLGVRAVLAESFERIHRSNLIGMGVLPLQFAPGDSARSLGLTGEETYTVHGLAKLPHEVTVETEGPGGTTRFTARVRLDTPTEADYYRHGGILPYALRALLPT
- a CDS encoding universal stress protein — translated: MVKRDSASNVVVGVDGSPSSHAALRWAVQYAELIGGDVVAVAAWAFPWTYGLAAPAVDPTFDRTIAERDLVNRVHQVLGESRAAQVQKRLVKGHPVEVLLSEAEGAEALVVGSRGLGGFRRALLGSVSQQCALHATCPVVIVRPTIEVTDSGTQAE
- a CDS encoding CBS domain-containing protein: MTTRVVTVAEDSLVADIAAVLRGHRISAVPVLDIAGAVVGLVSEYDLLAGEGATAREVMTREVITATEDTDVEQVHHLLVERRIRRVPVLAGQRLVGIVSRSDVIALLTTEWACQVCGQTERGPHPPPRCPTCDAGQHRFLPQVPPPGS
- a CDS encoding cupin domain-containing protein, which gives rise to MQKISLEAQAREQLERAAATSSGRSATTVYGGHEHTLRQSVLALTAGTSLAEHENPGEATLVVLRGRVRLTSGDTTSEGGSGDLIVIPSARHSLQAIEDAAVLLTIVKHG